Part of the Vigna angularis cultivar LongXiaoDou No.4 chromosome 1, ASM1680809v1, whole genome shotgun sequence genome, aagataatcaataatcacacaaattaaccagttaaaccacgagtccccggcagtggcgccaaaaacttgatggacaaatttgtaagcaccaaaatatgatgtcacaaacttgtttttcaatcggcaagtatgaccaaatcgttcaagtaataaacttggtaagaccaagtatcgttcttcccaaaggactcacggcctagtttagttgtgtggtttcttgattaactaagacttaaagacgaaatatttggattttatatgcaaaagacgaaatttaaatatgtatgcatgaagtttgatcaatggcaaagacaaaagataaacacttcaatgaaagatatgaatcaatatgttgttgggggtcaatttcatctcatccactctcatacattttaggaattcaacattcaaatcatcattgttaatgccactctctaaagtaccattctagatggcttctccctaatcacgagttcatataattcctagcattcctaatgattagttcataagtgcaggagcttaacgacaaccaatataatattgggagaaattccccggatctagacttccccgtacgtgcccgtatcgacaaaaccaatgatcatgcgttgaatgagttaaactatgcaagcattaagcaaagaggaaaaaccctaactaatgatgaaagaaagcataaatcttagattaagatgcaagcataaattccatatatgagagcttcaagagattacattgattccccaacaaacatacaaggtttagttcaccatattcatggtgaacctagatgaattacaatgaaagtatgaaagaataaaccctaaaaaggtgaagagatagcctgagcatccaagatcctccttcaaagaagtgaaagagagagtgtttgcctccgTTCTGctaaagatacaaaccctaggacgtcctaaagcttatatactattctaaaattacaaagaatcaaaagcccaagcccataagtgtgccgctcagcggtaaagtaccgctcagcggtgagtgcgcgtctcacttcttcccctcagcggccattttgcccctcagcggtcctcccgtgagctcttgagtgccgctcagcggtaaagtgccgctgagcggtgccttcatcttctctttttgcactctttgattccttttctgattccatctctcttattcttcacttctttcgttaaattcaccttaaaacctgcacaaaaacactgaaatcaagcataaacctgtccagctctcttatttctgaaaataaagataaaagcatgatttcaagctagtttttaagtctaaaggttgcttttagtatcaattttaagcatgaaaataacagtttttcaactgttatcaaggtcttgcttttattttgttctataCATACTTTTGCGTTAGCACGTGTATTCAATGTATTTATTGCATGTCATCACATATACAACATAAAGAGTAagatatgaaagaaaaatatcatcATATCAAGGTTTATGATAAATCatttaaacaaaagaaatttctGAACAACTCAGTGCAATTCTTCATCCTATAATTAAATGCATATGTTAACTTTGACAAATATACTAAATCAAATTAAGTAATTGAAAAAAAGTATGTTTAACTAATTATGATTACTTAATAATTTAAGCAATGAATGGATATAAACATTGCTTAATAAAATGATTGAAGCAAATACTTATTAGGATTGAATTTTATGTCCCAAACTCTATGCAATCATCTACCCAATATATCTCTAACATACTCAAGCATTCACATCATAAGCATACAAGGCCTAATCacttaggctttgttcacttgaatggatttggagagAATGATTGAGGAAATTTGAGAGgattagaaagtaaattttgttgttgtttatttgagtggatttggaggtaagtaagagtggatttggaggtaagtaagagtggatttggaagtaaatttttttaatatgttacatcaatcaaatcctacactaattctcacaaactttacttccaaatccactctcacttacctccaaatccactcaaataaacaaaaaaaaaaaatttaccttcaaatcccctcaatcactctcccccaaatccattcaagtgaacaaagggtTAGagataagttttaaatttttatgtaaaattactAATCCCTTAGATATTCAAGTACAAGATTTGCATTAAGAAACAATGTATAGAATGACCAAGAGCATTGGTTTATGTCTAGAGTCAAACCTCTTGCTTGTTTTATCCATGTCTAGGttcaaaaacaattttcaatgaTTAGACACTACCCAAAAAGCATAGATATTCAATCATGtacatgaataataaagatagaacacaagaGCAATGAAAGAATTCTATTGCATGGAAAAAACTTTAAGGAGTTTAGGTACATTACATCCAATCCTAATGAAATAAAGTTTAGTTACTCCTATACATTTAAAACACAATAAGGGATTGAAATGGTGGAATGGATGAAGGAAGATGGAGTCTTTGAGCCCTAGAAGTGCCTTAGCCCGAGTCTTGAGTCTCAATCACATTCCTATacaaaaaaaacctttttttcttcaactctAAGATAGCTTATCTTACAAGATGGATTGCTCCACTCCTTGGGTCACGTGGCTTTCTCGCTGGACGAGTTTCTATTCATCTCGTTTGGCGAGGGGTAGTTGTGCGATAGACTCTTGGTAGCAACTCTATATTCTTCTCCAATCTTCCATTTTCTTACAAAGTAATCCACATAGAGAAAATTATGTCTATTTATGATGAATATATACAAAACCTACATCTTTTCATGGAATCAACACAAAGCACATGATATATAGTGAAACTTGTCAACACTTATACACCTCTAAGACACACTCATCATCTAAGCgcttttattactttattaagGTTCTAATTACGATATGTGAGAACACCAAAGGCTCCCACAAAACACGTAATCAAGTGGCATATAAACatcattaaaagaaagaaataacaAATACACCAAACAAAGTCCTCTCCATGTATTTCGCTTCACTCCTCTCCTTTGctattttcttttgctttcttCTCCAATGTCTCACTCTCTTGCACCATCACTTGTTGAGTCATTCAAAGATATGTTCCCTTCAAACTAGATGTTCCACTTCCAAAGATGCACTAAcacaaaaaatgactttgacGTTTGTTATTTTTGACCTTTAACGTCTGGAAAAACATCGACATCATAGTGAGAGACGTTCATTCACGTTGGAAGCAAAAAAAGACATTGGATGACGTTAGAAATGGCcagttttttatgttaattgaCGTCGGAAATTACCATTTTCCAACATTAGTTGACGTTAGAAATGACCATTTTCTAACGTTAATCAACGTCTTTATTTGCCATTTTCTAATGCCAATCAactccttaatttttttaataaataatgatcCATTTTTACATCTTTACCAAACCTAAAAAGCAGAAAATCAGCAAATGTAACCAAGTTTTGGCATTTCATATATccaaaactttcaaattttatgaAGTATAAACAAAAGCCATCACAAGTAAATAATGTTATAGTAAATAGTGGTGTATATTGACTATTAACttatgatttttggttttgatagctatggttaatgttttttgttggaagttttttttatcactcCTTAAAACCCCTATTTCTGGGAAAACCCTAGGATCCCTTATTTTAGGTTTGTgtgaagtttaaaaattatttggaaagtgAATTGTGGTAGATCTTTAAACGACCATAACTTTTGCTCCGGTTGGCAGATTTGGcaatattatatatctatttagGGTAGAAAAAAATTCCAAGGCTCTAGCAACTGAAAAAGCTAGATATTccttatagattttaaaaaaaaatgtcgttttctatttttcatcaatttattttattattttcaaactttgcaaaaatatttcacataGACTTTGGATTTTCATTCTTTATGGGGCTAGAGGAAACTCTCATACTCTCTCAGGGTGACTTTCAAGAAGAGAAAATGCGCTGGAGTGATCTTAAGAAAGTATCTTTTCCTTAATCTCTAAAGTGCCAACTATAAGCTATGAGCATGGTATTTAAAGATGAAACAAATGCTCTAAAGAGTGCCTATACTTGGCTGATCATCAGCCTTGGCACAAGGGTCAAATGATAGGTGTCACCTACATGTACAAGGTGTGGAAACTGTGAGCAAGGACGTGGAACACAAAGTAGAAATGTGATGTAAGTGTAGGACATCAACGCTGAACGAGCTAGGTTCTACGCTAGGCACGAGTTTAGCAGGAAAGCACATATGATGTAGCTGAAGTTTCTAACACTGAGCAAGATGTTGCCTCTATTAAGTGAGGTCCTCAACTGGCTTGGCGAGCTCTAGCTTGCGTTCGATGACCTTGGATGACCTTAATGGGATGATTTTGATCTTCCTTGTTCGTTTTAGGTCTCCATGGTCTTTGTTGATGAGTTTTTATGATCTTTGTTGAATTATTATCCTATTCATATGTCCAAGGCTTGGACCCTAAGTCATCATTCCCTCCCTTTTGAGAAGGATTTGTTCTTAAATCTTGTTGGTTGCATTTATTATGAAGATATCTGGTTTTATTATGGAAGAAGCTCCTCACATTCTTAGGAGCAAGCCATCTTGGGATGACTTTGTTTCTTTTGAGATCCATATTCACCCTTTTTggatcaaatatttttctgcaattAGCATCAACTATATTTggaattagttttattttcaccaagaagatatataaaaaaatatttttagaagaaggCTTcctcatatttttgtttttacttctAATGAAATCAAGAAGCCTTACTtcataaaatcttttatttttgtcttatgTTGTGAGTTGTCGCATGttgaaaattttaacatttgGAAGGATGAAATGGCAAATTTTTCAAGATAAAGGtttggaaataaaaagaaagatttaATGATAATTGGAGAAAAGTTGAAGGATTGAAAACCTCCCCTCATAATGCAAGTTATTCATGTAAGCAGTCACTAAGAGAtcttatttaagtttaataatcTTAGGTTCTAGCTGTGAGGAATTGACATAAAGTTACATTTAAATGACACTCCCAAAACTATGAATGATTTGTTTAAGTACCTAGACTAgcctataatatatataatatatactactatcaatattttctaaataaaaaacccagaaaaaaaaactatcaataTGCTTGTTAAATTCCTATGGATACAATAACTCCCATTCGACCTTAGTATAAATGACTTAGTACACTTGCCAACATATCATAATTGGATAACTCTTTTAATCCAATTACACTGGTTGTTATCTTTCCACACAAACCTTTATAGGTGACTAACTTTCATAAGTCCTATATCTTGTCTTCAAGATACAGTCCTTTATTGCGTAGCCATAATTTATGGGATGCTAGCAATGTTCGAAGGATGCATAAAAATCGTCCTATTTTCGATGAAATATGAGCAGAGCTGTGGTAGACAGGATCCAGTCCATTGATTGTTGTTCCACTTCGATTCTCTATGTATTTTGAGATTAAGGTTGTGCCGCTCGTGACCGCCACGTGGTTTGGGAAATTCAACTCAATTCCAGGACGAATGCCAAATATTCTTATAAGGGTCACAAAAGGTTGAAATGATCTCACAAGATCAGCTCTTCAAATTTTCTTCCCCTAAGAAATGTTTTCTTTACTTGTATGATATGCTCTCTTCTTTGCTAATGTATCTTCGTCAGGTTTCTTAATATGAGAAGAGTGACTCAAAGACACTTTTACGCATTGTTAATTAGGATCTTTATCTTAATCGTACTTAGATGAATCTTGATTATATCCCAGCCATCTTGTTACCTAATTATTGGTAACCAGCCCAAGAATATCTATCACATTCAGAAAatcctaaaacaaaaaataatttggtGTTAGGTTCATGATCAACATGTGTCGAGTTTAAATTGATCAAATTAACAAGTTAGTTAATGTAATGGTCTGAAGATTTTATAAAGCCATTAGGCCCTAATTTGACAAGCCAGGCCCATTGACCCAAGGACACTTGAACCTTGGGAGGGACTCTTTCCTTGCAAGCCAGATTTCATTTCACAgattcctctctctctctagaATAGAAACCTTGCCCTAACTCAAGtgctctgacttctctctaggTTTCCAGCCATTTCCACCGATTGAATCCTAATTTGGTGGTGTTTTCTTGTTCCTGGAGTCAAGAGCTACGAAACCATCCGATTGGTTTTGCGTTCCAGCGGGTAAGTAGATTTTCCCTCTTTCCCTTCACTGTTCTTGTCCTAGGTTGTACCATTTTCTGATTTCCTATGCCCTGTGTGATTTTGTCTTTCATTCTCGGTTTATTCCGACTCAAAGAGCTAAAGTCTAGCACCTATTTGGTGATTTATAGGTTCTGTACAGTTTTGCACGGTGTAGGGGGTACTGTTAGAGCATCTGTGAACTGCGTTGAGCAACCCAACAGGtgaggggagctaattatttttctttgaatttattgCTTGAATCTGATTTGTAAATGTATGCATGTGGAATTTTGGACTGTCGTGCGATTTTGTAcggtattttgaatttttagtaTATAGGATGGTTTGAATTGAACTGGTGTACTCTTGTGAAACTGTGTTATaacttttattgtattgggtgttataatTGAAACTGTGGaattgtgcatgttgtgatatgattattttaatctGTTTCGAATGAGTTGGTTGGCTGAAATTGTTCTGGTTTGAGGGTTTGGAGTAAGATTCTGTAATGGCATTGATATGGGTAGTAAGTAGGTATACAAACATTGTTTTAGATTACCGTGAGaggaattatatataaaaaaaataaaaaaaaattggcaaTTGAGGTTTAGAGCACAACAGATTAGTTTAGgttacttaaataaattaattaaaattggttgagagcctttctttgttggtaggatagaggggacttaaaaacctgagttggcacatccctatTCATAGAGCAGCCTTGGCCTGGTctagtcagttgtgactagtcatatgtgctagtGCCGAAGGTGAgtctgatgcgttcagacatctgaaccctctccggtgaccaattggatAGCGATGTGAAGTGGAGAACAAGTATTTTGTGGTAATGAAAAATTTAGCAAGCAGTTTATAATTAAGGGAACATTGTAAGTTATTTAGAGATAATACgtatgatattatattatattattaatatatagattatatatatatatatatatatatattagtttaatattataaatataaatatttatagttacgtaatatatatatatatatatatatatatatatatatatatatatattatatttttatgaatctAACAAAAGAATAAGACGCaagctgtttttttttttttttattatttcattcaatatattaaatttgcagtgataaaattgttttagttttcaGAGATGatgctattattatttttacatataatcCATAATTTTTATCTTACTGTTTGGTATATATTACTGTTTGGTAATAACATGACAATATCGTCTATTAGAGATGATTGAAATTGGTTGTGGAGCATGTTCTGTTATATATGATTTGttatttaagacttaaatatGTGGTTTGATTATAATTCAAAGGTGTGTGAATATGGAAAGACTGAAACATGATTTCATAGTTGCTTATGGTAGTTTCAAATgtagaatctcttggtgagattcttagtgttttaaaatgaaaagtagGGGCTCAGCCTTGGGAGTCATTCTGACGCTCCAATGATCAATCATACTCACTTAGAGAGGTTGAatcatgtggtgaggagtagcaggaggtccttagtcttgggggctcccagtatgcctcaaggcgtggaacggactaacctcgtgagtgtggcagGGTGGGGAACCCAACTTCCATAAGTCACCACGGGTGCAAGACTCGCCATAGCCCAACTATCATTttaaagtccggacgagtcaagtctagaaaTTAACATGCTTAGGTTGTATTTCTGAAATTATTTGGTGTGAGTTATTTCTTGtatgtattttcttttgcaatgatcatccacttggatgtgagcagaggagAATGAGGCCTCAGTGGAGAATGTCCTGGAGGGGAATGAGGAAGCAACTTCTTAGTCTCTCTAGGAATTCCATAGCTTTCCATGTATCTGAACAATTCCAGTTCTTGTATTTTGAAGTACTTTAGTATTCcatgttttaaaatttcttctacATTCCGGATTACTGTAATccctaaattttaatttcttagaaccttatttgctattttattattctaactGTTTTCTATTATCATCTATGTTGACGTCTTAATTTTTATACCTGCATGAAGTATAATATTGGGATGTcacagatggtatcagagcctagtcTCTCCCAGTAcagtgtggttcgaggacgaaccaagcGGAAGTTGGTGGGCATGTTACATCCGGGCattgacgagggcggggagtgatgCCGGTGCAGGGAGCACGAAGTGCGAGGAGCACTGACAatgagcggctcctggcaggcttccagtggaaggggcacatggacgaatcgagcatacaccggaatgagagggatctggagactgtataggtatgggactatacagttgaaggatagcttaaagggattgatttgactactcatatcaccaaatgcatttgcttttcggtagcctgacttataagaactccatagttaagcgtgcttagcttggagtaattctggaaTGGGTGACCTTCCGGAAAGTTTttccggaaagtgtgcgagtgaggacaaaacACACTGGAAAGcttggtggtgatctgtgggagTAGTCGATGGTCCttgtgagttgccgggacgttacagtTAACATCTATCATGggcagaaaaataaaaatagatgaCGGCAAAATATTCTGCAATTTCAATATCTAATTATCATAttttcaacaacaataaaacaGAAGTATATGTCATGAATTATTTTCTAATGCAGAAGAAGGGCTGATTCACAAGTTCTTCCGCAGTTATGGAGAAGAGAATGAATAAGAAGAACATTACCCCTTTGGATTTCATTTTCCCACATTTTCCTTTACCCCAGAAGAATAATATACACATGGCACAATGAATCTAGTAAACTGAAAAAAAGTGAACAACACGTAAACATCGGTTCTATAATGCTAAAAACTAATTAGATCAGGAAGAGGTTGATTGTGAGCAGAAACATAAGGCACAATGTGATATGATTCCTCAAAAGGATTGGTTGTGTTGCGAATATCCTTTTCACCAGAGACAGTGTGCATTCCTTTACCACCAAACATCACATTATCATCATTATCAAAAACCTCCCATTGGTGAGTGATGATGGTCATCAAACCCTTCTCTGACTCCTTCTGGTGTGAAACAGGTGCAATGGCAGAACAATCTCTTACCACAATGGCTTTGTCCTCATCATTTGCCGCAACACCACCCTTCTTGTTGGAAGAGGCACCATTGATTATTTTCTCAAGATCTTGAATATCCTCCTGAGAAATTCTTTCAATTTGGGGGCACTGAGAGGCATTGAGGACACCAATATCCTTGCAAAACTCAAGGAACGAAGACAACTCCTCCCTTTGAATCGATGCTTTCTGAAGAACCTTGAGGCCAATACTCGCTTCCATCCTCCCACCCATTTCATATATCCTCAACAAAACCTTGGCAATCTTGTTGCAAAACTTACTATACACACCGAAAACCTCAACTATAACACAGTCCATGGCTTCAAGAACCAAACCAACATTCATGTTCTCGTTCCGAGGCCTGATCTGAAGAAGCATATCAACCAACCCTTGCAACTTTTGCAAACCCTCAAGCTCTTCCATCAACGTCTCCTCCACCTCCTTCtcctttttattcttctttagCTTTTTAACCTCGGAGGATACGAACGCCGATCTTTGATCCAAATACGCAAAATAAGCACGAATGAAATCGTTGAAATCCCAAGCCTTCTCGGTGCTCAAATGGGCATCAGAAAAGTTTGAGAGGTCAAAGGGTAACCTCCCCATCCGTTGCACCATCTGGATGTCACAGCAGAAAATGCCATGTATGAGCATCAAGCCTTTCAGCGCGACCACCCAGCTTCGAGTCTTCTGCATGCGCATGGAGAGAGACCACACAATAGGTTTCAGGTACGAGGGTGAGGTTCGTAACCAATGGAACACTTTCTGCACGTTCTTAGAATCTATGTATTGATCATCATGGCTTGTAGCCTTGATCACCACAGCTTCTAAATCAGGGTTGTGGAACTCACTCTTTCGCGCGAACTTTGCAACCCATATGCTGTTCTTGTCTTTTATGGCTCCAGCGGCTCTCTCCCACACCCtcatttccttttcttaatgcttgtaaatatatttgaaacaaaGGTGATAGATTgatgtataaataaaggttagGGAGATGGTGGTGAGGATGTTTATCTCTTCACCACCTTCAACCTTCCCTTCTTTCTCAAGGGAAAACttctattaaatttttcttttggtttgcaAGATTTTGTATGTTCTGAGAATTCTATTTGGTTGGGACGTAAGATTGGATGATGGAGACAACAACGCAAACGCAAAAGGTTTCATCTGTTTTAGTTTTCTACAACGCATC contains:
- the LOC108318815 gene encoding putative clathrin assembly protein At1g25240; translation: MRMQKTRSWVVALKGLMLIHGIFCCDIQMVQRMGRLPFDLSNFSDAHLSTEKAWDFNDFIRAYFAYLDQRSAFVSSEVKKLKKNKKEKEVEETLMEELEGLQKLQGLVDMLLQIRPRNENMNVGLVLEAMDCVIVEVFGVYSKFCNKIAKVLLRIYEMGGRMEASIGLKVLQKASIQREELSSFLEFCKDIGVLNASQCPQIERISQEDIQDLEKIINGASSNKKGGVAANDEDKAIVVRDCSAIAPVSHQKESEKGLMTIITHQWEVFDNDDNVMFGGKGMHTVSGEKDIRNTTNPFEESYHIVPYVSAHNQPLPDLISF